From the genome of Candidatus Delongbacteria bacterium:
AGTGAAGCCATAGGTGTCTGGGTAGCTGGTTTGATAATGATGGGACAGCCTGCTGCTATTGCTGGGGCAACTTTATGAGCAACAAGATTAAGAGGGAAATTAAATGGAGTAATTCCCAAAACTACTCCAACTGGAAATCTCTTCACAATTCCATATCTTCCAGCATTAGCATTTACAATATCCAGAGGTATTACCTCACCATTGATTCTTGAAACTTCATCTCTCGCAACAGAAAAAGTTGTAATTGCTCTTGAAACTTCAGCTTTGGCGTGCTTAATATTTTTACCAGCTTCTAAGGCTATTAGATAAGCAATTCTTTCGCTATTTTCCTTTAAACCTTTGATTATTTTCTCAAGAATTTGTTGTCTGTCAAAAACGGAATAGTTAGAAACAATGGATTTAGATTTTTCGGCTAAATCGATAGCATCAATAATATCTTTTTTGGTTGCTCTGGAAATTTTAGCAATAGTCTGACAATCATAGGGATTTTTCAAATCATATTCAATACCACTACGCCATTCGCCACCAATATAAAAAGGATAATTTTCCATTTCCAAACCTCCTAACTACAAGCAAATCTTAAATTTTCACCACTCTCCATCGTGAAATTATCGTAAGAGATCCAATCACTCCATCCGCCACTGTAGATTTTTGATTTAATTCCAAGTTCATCAAGGATCACATAATTATATGCAGCCGTTACTCCTGAGCCGCAATAGAGAACAATTTGCTTTCCCAAATTTATAAATTCAGAAATCCTATTTATTATCTCATCCCTACTAATTACTTTACCTGATGCGTCAAAATTTGAATTGAAATCCCAATTAACTGCACCTGGTATTCTTCCTGCTATAGGATCTATTGGTTCAACATTTCCTAAAAACCTTTCTCTAGTTCTTGAGTCAACAAGAACAAACTTTTCCCCTTTAAGATTTTCTAGTACATATTCTCTATCTACAACAATTTCTTTATTAAAATTAGTAAGAAAGGATCCTTCAAGTGGACTTGGAATCTCTGTCGAGAGGTCATAGCCAGATTCTGTCCATGCTTTAATACCTCCATCCAAAAGAAAAACTCTATTAAAACCGATCATTTTCAGCATATAAAATAGTCTTGCTGAGTTGAAACCGTAAGTTATTACTATTGAATCCTCATTTAATCCAAAATTTCTCATTATCTCAGCAAAAACACTCATATCTGGAAGTGGATGTCTGCCACCATGCTCTTTTTTTTCGCCAACTAACTCGTTTTCACCGTCTAAAAAATAAGCTCCAGGAATATGACCTTGGTAGTATTCTTTTAATCCTGATTCCTGATTTAACAGATCTTGTCTTGTATCAAAAATCAAAATCTCTTCATCCACAAGATGTTCCTTCAACCA
Proteins encoded in this window:
- a CDS encoding sulfurtransferase, which encodes MRNFVSCEWLKEHLVDEEILIFDTRQDLLNQESGLKEYYQGHIPGAYFLDGENELVGEKKEHGGRHPLPDMSVFAEIMRNFGLNEDSIVITYGFNSARLFYMLKMIGFNRVFLLDGGIKAWTESGYDLSTEIPSPLEGSFLTNFNKEIVVDREYVLENLKGEKFVLVDSRTRERFLGNVEPIDPIAGRIPGAVNWDFNSNFDASGKVISRDEIINRISEFINLGKQIVLYCGSGVTAAYNYVILDELGIKSKIYSGGWSDWISYDNFTMESGENLRFACS